GAGCGCTGCGCCTTTATGGATCAACGCGGCAGCATGAGCAAACTTGTTGGGCGCAATGCCAACCCCATACAAGATGTCGGTAAACCCTGCCTCGAAAAAGAAATCCGCCTCGCGCAGGGTGGAAACGGTAATCGGCCCGCGCCCACCGGCAAACAGGCGCTCGGTGACTTCCAGCGATTTGTTGGTCTTCACGTGGGGACGCAATACCACGTTGAACGGCGCCAGTTTATTGCGCATCCGCTGGATGTTGGCGTCGAGACGATCGCGGTCCAGCAACAAAGCCGGTGTTTCGATAGCAGAGTTGAGTGCTGACATGGGTGGTCTCCTGGAATGGCGCTATTCTAAACCTCCAGATTCAGATTAGAATTTAATGTTGCTAACTCTAATATTCAGTGAAACTTAATGAATGAAACACTCGATATCCGCTTTCTGCTGGTCATTCGGGAAAGTGAGAGTTTGCTGGCCGCGTCGCGCAAGCTGGGATTGACACCCTCGGCAGTGACCCAGCGGCTGCAGCAAATGGAAAAGAAACTGTCCATTCGCTTGCTGGATCGGTCGGCCCGGCAGCTGCGCTTCACCGATGAAGGCGAGCTTTTGTGCCTGCGGGGCGCAGAGCTGGTCGAGCAATTCGATAACCTGCTGGCGGATTTGCATGAGCGGCGCAGCGGCTTTGTCGGCAAGCTGAAAATCAACGCGCCCTTCGGCTTTGGACGCCAATATGTGGCGCCCGCGGTGGCCGCGTTTCAACGTCAGCACCCGGAAGTCGAGATTGCGTTGAGTTTGTCTGAACGGCCGATGGTCGAAGTGGCCGATCGGTTTGATGTCGTCATCCATATTGGCGAACTGCACGCGTCCAATCTGGTGTGCCATTCCATTGCGCCCAATCGCCGCTACGTGTGCGCGTCACCCGCCTTTCTCGAACAACACGGTCTGCCTGAACATCCCGAACAGCTGGCAAGCCTGCCGTGCATTGCGCTGCGCGAAAACAATGAAGACGTGACGCTCTGGCATTTTACGCGGGCGCGTAAAACGATCAGTGTGCGCGTTCGCCCCGCCTTGAGCTGCAATGAAGGAAGTGTCATTCGCCAGTGGGCATGCGAAGGTCACGGCGTCATCATGCGTTCGGAATGGGACGTTGCCGATGCTTTGGCGGATGGCACGCTGATCCGACTGCTGCCCGGCTGGAAGCTGCCGGATGCCAATGTCGTGGCGCTGACCCATCAACGTGAGGGACTGCCCGCTCGAACCCGCAACTTTTTGCGTTTTCTCCAGGATCAGTTCCTCCCGCAGCCGTCCTGGCGCCAATGAGCCGCCGGCCTCGCTCCACACACCCCCCGGAACGCTGCGAAATGCACACACTCATCAGGCAGACAAACTAATCTCCTGTTCCTGCTGATGCTTAATACGGAGATGGCCGTGGACCGGTTCCAGGAAATGAAAGTGCTGCTGGCCGTTACCGAGGCGAAGAGTTTCGGCGGTGGCGGCAAGATTTTGGGCATGTCGCCGTCCAGTGTGACGCGCGCCATCGCCGCGTTGGAGAGCCGCCTTGGCACGCTGTTGCTCGCCCGTAATTCGCGCACCCTTCGGCTAACCGAAGCCGGCCAGCGTTATGTGGAGGACTGCAAGCGCATTTTGCTGGAGCTCGAAGAGGCAGAAGAGCTGGCCTCCGGCAGCAGCCTGCGTGCGCGGGGTAGCCTGACGGTTACCGCGCCCGTGATGTTCGGCGAGCTGTTCCTGATTCCGCTGATTGCGCAATACCTGACGGCGCACACCGAAGTAGCGGTCAATGCCCTGCTGGTAGATCGCCTGGTGAGCATGGCCGACGAGGGCGTTGATG
This genomic window from Pseudomonas sp. G.S.17 contains:
- a CDS encoding LysR family transcriptional regulator encodes the protein MNETLDIRFLLVIRESESLLAASRKLGLTPSAVTQRLQQMEKKLSIRLLDRSARQLRFTDEGELLCLRGAELVEQFDNLLADLHERRSGFVGKLKINAPFGFGRQYVAPAVAAFQRQHPEVEIALSLSERPMVEVADRFDVVIHIGELHASNLVCHSIAPNRRYVCASPAFLEQHGLPEHPEQLASLPCIALRENNEDVTLWHFTRARKTISVRVRPALSCNEGSVIRQWACEGHGVIMRSEWDVADALADGTLIRLLPGWKLPDANVVALTHQREGLPARTRNFLRFLQDQFLPQPSWRQ